The DNA window TTGTTGGTTTTCATTTTTAGGATCAACTGGGATGAAGAAGCTAATAAGGCTCAATTCCTGGCTGACAGTAGTGAAAATGAgaatataaaaactgcagagGCAGTTAACAATGGTCAAGTACGAGCGCCTTCATTTGATGATGCAGCTGCAGACCAGAGAAATAATTCTAGAGTAGCCATAGGAATGTAAAAAAATAGGCATATATGCAAACAAGCTTTATCAGCTAAAATAACTTGTAAACTCAATTAAGTTTTAAGTAAATCTTTTCAAACATTTTTAATTCTAgagatactttttttttcttttggtgtATGTATGTATCTTTCTTTCTTGCTttccaatttcaaaatttgggaCAAATCAAGATGAAGGAACATATTAATTTTCATAGAAAAGAATGGAATAAGAATAAGATTCAGATTCAGGTTATAATAGATGGAATTGTTCAGGATagggtaattttttttgtctctAGAGAAAGTAGTTAAAATTTTGGGACAAATAAAGTGAAAGAAGATATTATTTGTACAGTACACATATAtaacaatgatttttttttttggggggggcaTTTCTTTTTGTGCTCAAATGAATTGTTGGCTCTGTTGAAATTTTTCTGTCTTGACCTCCTAATTTACTAGAATTGACTGTGCTCAAATATTTGTTCTGGGATTATTGCTTGCCTTGTTAGTGTCCATTTTTCGGATCAATTTGGTTGAAGAAGCTAATAAGGGTCAAGTGAaaatgagaatatatatatatatatatatatatatatatactaggtgattgttacgtgccaagccacgtagtgttagttttatttaatattttagttttttattttaattaataattaaaatagtataattatttgaacgatttgttttataaaaataaaatatgtgtcagtatatttagtaagtaaaacataattgtgttataataatgtatgttattaatagtaaaatgtacattaatcatatttatagactttcacattctttgcaaattactaataagcaccaataatattttcatattctaatatttttcaaccttctcctcttggtggtaaaattaaaaataaaactaaaattaagcacaaacatataaggtaaatactaattatagcccatttcatctttttttattattatttttttaagcccaagcccaaaaatctctaagccaacacaatcaatcttcttttatattatcttttctagatattttctctatatttttcttttttaaaaaataaataaaaaaattattaatattctcccaaaataggtttgttagagagatatgtggctaacatgatttttttaatttaaaaagagattattaatatttaaaagattgtttattttaatttaaaaagagattattaatatttaaaagattgtttatttaaaagattgtttaattttttggtttaattattgggtttattttttaacgggagatcaaacctaatcgttaaatttaacagaatatttttatttttaagtatattctgttaaaccaagaatgttaaaccaagaaatgccgttagatagacacttttaatatataaagatatataaaaaaaaaagaactgcTGAGACAGTTAAATTATAAGGCTTTCATTTGATGCAGAAACTAAAATttgtaaattaaattaaattttcaatattattttgtttttttcaaTGCTTGTCCTTCAGCTGAGCCGTACAATATTCAGAAGCTTGAAACTCTTAACAAATTGCTAAAAAAGTTGCCATAACTATAGCCATTATTTTGTTACAAGAAAGTGATTTTTAAACCTCATTGAGGCAAACCAAGAAACTGTCAtaggtcactaaaaaattaaataaaagctAATCGTCATCAACTCCAGGTTCAGATAACAAAGTCTCCAGCTGTTTCACTTTCTCATCGTTGAAGCCAAGAGTAGCCAATATTTTGTGACCAGGGGAATTGGCTTCTAACCAAATGCCAAGAAGCAAATAAGACGTCGTAGTTTCTCCACCATCGCCTGCAATCAAAATCAGAGAATCAACCATAAAGATTCTAAAATAAAGAATAACAGTTGAGAAATCATGCAACAAAAGTGCTTAGCACGATTTGCACTACATCAGAAAAGATGAACTTTAACAACCCTGAAAAAAGTTGGAGTGTCTAGGATCATCACAGCATAGACACAACCTTTTAATAGATTAAACTTCACTATTAAGAATTATTGATTATAACCCATGCAGAACTTAAGATTTTGTTcacaaatatgtacaaaaaaaggCCTGTATCCAGAAACCTTACCAGACCAACCAAAACGAATTCCAGAAAAGCAATTGAAAACTTACcagatttaattttttggtcTTAGATAATTTTAGCATGAAATGATTATGTTATCAATTGTCTCATCCACTTAGCTTGAAGTGTCatgatatattaattaattttggaaaatGGCCATCAGAGTCTTGCGCTCTACCAACTGAGCTAGACGGGCATTTGATCAGTTCACCAAATAAAGATTTAAAGTAAAGGATAGTCATCACTTAAAACTCCAAATGAGCCATCTTAAGCTTATTTAGCGAAAACAAGTTGATATAATATCAATTGTGTTGGTACGCACTCTTCGAGTCAGTGCCAAACTCCAATGCACTCTTCAAGACAGTGTCAATCTCCCAATAAGAATATTCCTAATTGTAATTCATTTTAATTCCTTGACCTATGAATTGCCATTACATATTTATACAAGTTAAGTAAtactaacaaataataattagtcCCCATACTTTCATGTAACACAAGTCCCGTCTAATATCTATATAACCAATTAGCCAGGATAATCCAAATTTTCTTCTTGGGATGATCATGATGAAAAAATCCCTTAGAACCATGTCTGCTAGTACCATTACATATAATAAATGCTAACCCATTTGACTTTGAAAGTTATCTTAATACTTACCAACATGATTAATTAGCTTCAATTGAATATAACAGATCAGTCAAATGTTAACATCCTGGCTACTGTTAGTTCACAAGGAAAATTATGAAAATGTTCACTTTTTCCCATTGATTTTCTTTTTAAGGTGAGATTTACATTATTAGAAAGGATGGAGTTGAAGGAAAAACCCAACATATGGCACAAAATAACTTGTCATGAGCAATAAATCATAACAACCCTGAAAAAGCTTAGGGCTTGGGATCATCTCAATATGGACAATCTTTTGAAAGATTAAATTCAGCTTAAGTTTTAAGAACTATTGATATTAACCCATGCAGAACTTTTAAATTTGCGTTCACAAATCGAAGAAAACTCCTATATACAGGGACCCTAACGGACCAACAAAAACAGATTCCGAAAAGACAAGTGAAAATTTACcagatttaattttttggtcaaTAGCCCAATCAAGTACTCTTTGAGCTTCTTCAGTCAAAGGAGGATGCTCAGGACTGAAATAGAACATGTCTGCCTTCCCAACTAACTTGATAGCTTCTTCCCGAACTTTAGTAAGTGTTATTCCACTTGCTCTCAAAAATTTAGCAGCCAGACTAGTACCTGAAGTTGATCACCTAATTATTCAGTACAGTACATTACATAAACAACACAGACTCAATCAACAAGTATCTCATTTGTCAAAAAAGTAAGATACATTCCTGGATGTAGACATGTCAGAAAGGCGATTCTCAATACATTTACCCGCACAGGTTGTAGTAATTTTCAACTTCAAGCACCATACAATCTATATCACTAAGAATCccaatactaaaaattataatctatatCACTATATGAACAGAAAACATGACATAAATAACCTAAAGCTATTAAGAAAGACATTCCTTTACTATCAGGCCATATGAGCCGAAAAAATGAGATATAACTAAAGACTTCAAGCATGAAAGCATAAGACTCCAGCTCAACCATAACTATAAACTTAAAAGCCTAAAATGATTGCAATTTCAGTTTTAGACAAATAGCATTTTCAGGGTCAGCTcataatcatattattattttatttttcttttgctgGAAAAGGCAGTTCGTAATTTTGAAGAATTATTATCAATACAATAAAAATTGGAGAGGTTTAACCAAGTATTACCCTCAACAAGGATCCCCATGAGAAGGGCTTCAGTCCCTGTAGTTGAAAACTTTAGCTTCCTAGCTTCCAATTCAGACATACCAAATGACTTTATAGCCCTCGAAGACCATCTgcttcaatttcaaaataccCAATTCAAAAAACCTTAATCCCAACAGAACAAAACCCAGAAACCAAACCACAAGCCCAACACCACAAAACCCCTACAAAAACAAAGAAGGCTACACTCACTTGGGAATGCTCTCAGGAGAAGAAACCGTCTCTGGTTTTCTGCAATTGCCAAATCAGAAGCATCTGAAACAATAACGTGTCCATCTAAAACGGAGAAGAAAGCAAAAAAGAAACAGAATTTCGAAGAAGATTCAGAAATTAGGATCTTACGCTGTTGGGAGGCTTAGTGAAACTGTGGCGGCGGCGAGTCGGACCTTTAGCGGGCGGGGCCGGAGACTGGAGGACTGAAGCGAGAAACTTTTGGTGCCTAGCCATGAACTCAGCAGAGTTCTGGGTCTGAATGTTACATTCGGAGATGGTGAGTAGGTTTCGGGTGTTCTTCCAATGGCCGCCGTAGGAAGCTTTGAGAGAAGACTGGCATTAACAGCGGCCATTTCTCCGGAAAAAGGATAACAGTCTTAACTTCGAGTCTCTTACTGATATCTCTCTTGAGTGGATAGGGAGGAAACGATGTCGTTTAAGCCTTTTTTTTTCCGAATATTTACTTCTCAAATGCCACCTattatctttttcaattttaaccaaaaaaataataataatacaaaaatacttttagctagccaaataaataaatatacaatctaaatataaaaaattacacaaataccacttacacacaccttcaacCCAGGATTTATTCTTCTTGAGCAACCATCGCGCAACCACGTAGCAACCCAACACAACCGAAACGAAAATTAATCAGAAAGGAAACCACCATTAATTTTGGCAacttcacctgagaagacgacgagaatcaatcaaaacatgGGTTATTTCGAattcataaagaaaaaaaaaagtgtagaaaaactactacgaaattaaaattcaactggaaatccagtttaatttacataaaactaatgtccttACTTTAATTTTCAAATCCATGAAATGCAGATCTCATAAAGTTGAactggagttcccaaacaatccaactcaaatataatccaaaaaaaaaattacatcaatactatagtaaattatttatcctggtgtattttcgttattttcaaaatttttaatgatgaatttgttcatattaaattatgaaaagacatgtagatagagttacgtacgtggaaatactgttctgatttttaatgtttcataacagttgcattacagttgcataaatattttgctaacagttatttcaTTTGATTGAAATCTTCGTTTGGTGCAACTTTCAACCAACTATCCAACAATCTTCATCTGATTGAAatcttcgtctgatgcaactttCGTCTGATACAACCTTCGTCTAATacaaccttcggccaaccacccaATAACCATCGTttgattgtgtaagtgatagtgtaagaagtattttaataattaaaatcacaTGAAAAGTATAAATATTGTCCACACTTTatagaagtatttttttaaataaagtgtcaatttatattttttatgtaataatttcaatttttatatatattatgattctttttcatattttgtcATTCCTAAATTATATCAGAGAAGGGTTATATTTTCTCCCTTTTGACATACATAACATTCTAACTGATTtcattttctctttatttttctcttaatttaatttagggtcattattaattaattttgtttgataatTCCAACTTACCAAAATTGTCAACCATTTTGTTAACTGTTATTTCTTTCAATCAAAtatataattgaggaattatcgcatatattatttttttaactttttttttaaatttacggtttgggtttctaaagtggttgtagCGCTAGTTGCAGTAgaggtttctatacgattttttgttgtgatttaGGTTGCAGAGCTAGTTGCAGtaggagtttctatgtagaattccgtaaaaaatacaaaaaaaaaaaaagattgttttgaagtgtaaaaatgaaaaaattcctATATAATTTGGCTGTCTCAATTTTAAATCTacatattgaattattttttataattttaaattttgtatttatatCTTTCTAAATTACTTTTTAGAATATTTCCCTaaagaatatatatttacatatatgtgtatatattttattgttatgtTTTAGTTCGATTTTGTTATCGAAAGATTTTGGAAAacattaaatagaaaataaataataaatatttaataaaaaagcaACGAATACTCAACTTAAAACAATGAGTATTAGAACGAGACTGcccaaacaataaaaaaaacagtaaaaaacaATAAACACAAAGATTCAGTTAGATTACGGTCTGCTTAGTACACTGTAACAAAGGATTTTTGTCCTAGTTTATTCATGttggatcactcctttatatacaaaacAAGTGTCCTTTTAGTTACATAGAAATCAATTAGTTATAGAACTGTTTTACATTAAATATTAACATTGAATTATAATAAAACGTAAGAGAATAAATGCAGAACAGTTTAAATTCGTTTCACCAAATACAGCAACATATGCGACTTCTATGGTGCGAGTTGCATGTTCATATTCTCGCACAAGCTCGCAGGCTTGAGGTGCATTTTATCATTCTAAAGAGGGCTAACAAGCCTCATATTAAGGTATCTGTATTCTGGTCAAGATGCATATATGGACACCTTATATACGATGATAACATAGGACATACGAGTCCTTATCGAGTCATCGAGTACGTCGGGTCGTTTATACCAATTCATTATGTAAAGAAACGATCTTTACTAGGTCGCAGGTGAAGGCTACTTAATGGTCGTGCATATCTAAAGATATGTGCGACTTGTATAAACCCTTCTTGGTCCTACTTATTTCATAATACGTGAAGCGTAATAATGCAACTAGACTTTGTCATGGTCACATCATCTCGCGAGCTTAGTTCAAGCGAGGTTTATTCTCGAGGAGTCCTTTCTTAATAGCTCAGCAATCCTCAAGGGATGTGAGTCCACGTGTCACTCTTATGGGAGCCTGGTCTCAAGTTTCTAGGCAAAAAATTCACACTGTAACACATACCCCTAGTTTTTCCATTAACAGCTATGTCATTAGGGAAactagtgagagagagagagagagagagagagagagagagagagagagagagaggcaggCGAGTTGCTATCACGAGATggtgtgtaacgccctaaataattaggcacgctacccaagataCTTAGAATACCCTAATCCTCTAATCAGGATTACTAGTAAAATAAGcgcagaaattaaactttaatcataaacggaatgaaaataaaacttgtaataatttaaactttacaaaataaaagttacaaacgttgggatcccaaaattattcacaaaatactattacaagttcttttccTTTAGCCGACCTAAGCAACAAAACAGAGTCTCAAAATACATTGCTGGTAAACCCCCAACCCGcatggtctagtgtggcccaaacatgtacattcttcgtccagctcctacactcatggctgatcaaacACAGCTTTACCCTTTCCTACACAGTAGAGCAcctgtgagccaagcccagcaagatagtataaaacatatcaataatatgctcatcatataatataaatagtAATGCCATTCAATTCTAcctgtgtgacacagacctgTATGttgcgctcacatgcctatttatgtctacgtggcgtagacctacgtgttgggctcacacgtctatttatgtctacgtggcgtagacctacgtgttgctctcacacgtctaaatacaataaggccttataATGGTTCCtctcggttctagttaccgagtccaacctgattatgccttgaacacataatccttaaatctcaaTATTTTCATACACATAGCATGGCATAACATTTATACAAGtcatatcactagggtaataaccctaggctattaaccgTTCATGTTAGGGTATTAACCCTAATCCTGGTTACTATTTACCCACATATATCAttttcaacataagcgccaccgcacatactctacgtgctaaccaCTTTCTTACCTATTGTCCCACAATAGCAGAGATTCCGAATCCCTGGGTCTGACCAAgtgtcggtaatcctagtcacaattctgggatttcacaaatagggttaatccctaaatccactcccacaaaaatataaaattggcatTCAAATTACAGATAATCatatagagctcggaacgagcttttcaacggtataaagaacgtcccaaataGAGttccgagtcaaaagttatggcaaaaataaaaactcataaaaattaataaactgccattaccatggtcgcgaccactgggtttaaaaacccagaaaactcagTTTTAAGCTACGAAAATTATGCCAAGACACATGCAACCCCAAACCAAAACCTAGAACCATCACATAGGCTTTCAATCATTAAACAGAGAGTCTAAAATACCATTTCATGCATTAAACATCAACAACAAACTCTCAAAATTCAGATTGCACAATACCCAAATCAAGCTTCAAACTAACAAAGTTCAAGCTCATGAACTTGAGCTTTAAATCCTTTAATCCCATACATATTCCAGCAGCATATTTAACAAGTAAGGACCAATTTCAAGCATTGAAAACACCCTAGAAATTCAAATAAACTCCGCAAAGAAACTACATCAATTCAAGCTCAAAGTCCTTCAAATTCAAAGCTCCAATCTAAGCCAAAAATCAAGCAATTCACTCCAAAATCACAATTGAGAAAGAAGAGGGTttgagacagagagagagagagagaggggggggggggggggttcgggtttgggggtaaaaaaactagaaaatcaCATTTCACTTTCTTAAAAATTCAactcttttattaattataaaatgagGGTCAAAAGATCATTTTGCCCGTAGGGCCAAATAACTCTTCCAAACTCAAACAAGGGGATTTATGTCATTCACACACAATTTCAAACCCAGttaatttcagattattcaTCAATATTTAAAATGCCACTAAATCAATTCCAATATTGCATTTCTGGCCCGAACTTGGTTCGCCCTGAAATACCTGGTTGTGACTATAtcgcgccaacctgtcaaaacacacctgaaaaagacaacaaaggcatactatataataatacagTTCCATAGGCACGTtagtaaattaatttcattattttacccATCTCAGGTCagaattactaaaatgccactggctcaccaacggggtcttatcatagtataaatcataaaatttctcatatataaaattatataataatataatttctcaattattcataattatctaattagggttttgttaATCCATTTCATAAcctagggtattacaattaccccctccttatagaaatttcttcccgaaatttacctgaacaactccggatatttctgctgcatatccgtctcgagttcccaggttgcctcttccactttactgtttCTCCACAATACTTTACCAGTGCAAccgtcttgcttctcaagacttttacTCTTCTGTCAAGTATCTGCACcgattgttcctcatatgattagtctggctgaagttccaatgcttcataactcagtatatgggacgagtctgagacatacttcTGAAGCATTAAAACATGGAACAcatcatgtacagctgccagcgttgggggcatagccaacctgtacgccaCTTGCCCTATCCTTTCGAGGATTTCAAATGGTCCAATGAACCTtgggctaagctttcctttcttacCAAAGTGTTTAATGCCTTTCATCGGTGATATtcagagaaataccatgtccccgatCTAGAAATCTATATCCCGACGCTTTGAatcagcataactcttctgtctactctgagctgcgagcattcgcgctctaatcttgTCAACTGCCTCACTCGTTCTCTGAATAgcctcgggacccaagaactttctttcacctacttcatcccagtgaacaagtgatctacattttcttccatacaaaagctcataaggggccatcccgattgttgcctgatagttGTTGTTATAAGAGAACttgatcaggggaaggtactttacccatgatccttcaaagtcaagcacacatgcccgtagcatgtcttctaagaTTTTAAtagtcctctcggattgcccattcgtctgaggatgaaatgttgtgctgaactttaattgagtacccatagctcgatgcagactctcccagaatgtcgatgtaaacttcggatctctatccgaaacaatggactttaggacaccatgaagacgaacaatttctctgacatataactcagcatactggtcaatggagaaattcgtccgaacaggtagaaagtgcgctgactttgtaagcctgtccactatgacccacatagagtcaaactgtcccgtggttctaggcaaacctaccacgaagtccatagcaatATCTTCTCATTTCTACTCTGGTATATTCAAtggttgc is part of the Cannabis sativa cultivar Pink pepper isolate KNU-18-1 chromosome 5, ASM2916894v1, whole genome shotgun sequence genome and encodes:
- the LOC133037900 gene encoding ATP-dependent Clp protease ATP-binding subunit CLPT2, chloroplastic-like isoform X2, which produces MAAVNASLLSKLPTAAIGRTPETYSPSPNVTFRPRTLLSSWLGTKSFSLQSSSLRPRPLKVRLAAATVSLSLPTAKPETVSSPESIPKWSSRAIKSFGMSELEARKLKFSTTGTEALLMGILVEGTSLAAKFLRASGITLTKVREEAIKLVGKADMFYFSPEHPPLTEEAQRVLDWAIDQKIKSGDGGETTTSYLLLGIWLEANSPGHKILATLGFNDEKVKQLETLLSEPGVDDD
- the LOC133037900 gene encoding ATP-dependent Clp protease ATP-binding subunit CLPT2, chloroplastic-like isoform X1 yields the protein MAAVNASLLSKLPTAAIGRTPETYSPSPNVTFRPRTLLSSWLGTKSFSLQSSSLRPRPLKVRLAAATVSLSLPTAKPETVSSPESIPNRWSSRAIKSFGMSELEARKLKFSTTGTEALLMGILVEGTSLAAKFLRASGITLTKVREEAIKLVGKADMFYFSPEHPPLTEEAQRVLDWAIDQKIKSGDGGETTTSYLLLGIWLEANSPGHKILATLGFNDEKVKQLETLLSEPGVDDD